Proteins from a single region of Carassius gibelio isolate Cgi1373 ecotype wild population from Czech Republic chromosome A5, carGib1.2-hapl.c, whole genome shotgun sequence:
- the LOC127987839 gene encoding NLR family CARD domain-containing protein 3, which yields MLQMDAMTEVLSNSDEVDQLILRNTGLTNELLKSLATVIKRSPSEVTVINLNLNQIGPPGVNVLLDLLKAKPQIKELLLFGNQLGDLGVQTLLSGLAELQDKTAALHGNSEQIRFSPVNIVIKELDLGGNGIGSDGLRVLATFMRYHSYLQYLGLAQTPCSDTEAWVVLFESLKVNTALTHIILDESDLGDNGIKLFAEALRSNKTLRKVDLDNNGFGEAGGHYLLEALCSGGKCSLEHLSLEGNYISTALMANIQKELKSNRPVAL from the exons ATGCTTCAGATGGATGCCATGACAGAAGTGCTGAGCAATTCTGATGAAGTGGACCAACTAATACTGAGAAACACAGGTCTAACTAATGAACTGCTCAAGAGTTTGGCAACAGTGATCAAGAGAAGCCCATCTGAAGTCACAGTGATTAACCTTAATCTGAACCAAATCGGACCCCCCGGAGTCAATGTTTTACTAGACCTTCTGAAGGCCAAACCACAGATTAAAGAACTACT atTGTTTGGAAACCAACTTGGTGATCTTGGAGTGCAGACCTTGCTTAGTGGATTGGCTGAACTTCAAGATAAAACAGCAGCGCTGCATGGAAACTCTGAACAGATCCGCTTCTCTCCAGTTAACATTGTGATCAAAGAGTTAGACTTAGGTGGAAACGGCATTGGCAGTGATGGCCTGAGAGTGCTGGCCACTTTTATGAGGTATCATTCCTACCTTCAGTATCTGGGCCTGGCACAAACACCCTGCTCAGACACGGAGGCTTGGGTAGTCTTGTTTGAAAGCTTGAAAGTGAACACTGCACTGACACACATCATTTTAGATGAAAGCGACCTTGGGGACAATGGTATCAAGCTGTTTGCTGAGGCGCTGAGATCAAATAAGACCTTGAGGAAGGTAGACTTAGATAATAATGGTTTCGGCGAGGCTGGAGGACATTATCTCTTGGAGGCTCTATGCTCTGGGGGAAAATGTTCCCTTGAGCACCTTAGCCTGGAGGGTAACTACATCAGCACCGCACTGATGGCCAACATACAGAAGGAGCTCAAATCTAACAGACCAGTTGCTCTGTAA